TTCTGTTTCGCGTATGGTTGGCAATAAAACCAATTCGGCTACTTTCATCGAAATATCATAATGCTCAGCCTCATAACCAAATGACCCTGCCATACCACAACAACCCGAAGGAATTGTTTCTACGCTAAAGTTCGTCGGAAATGATAGGACCTGTTCCGTAACAGTAACGAGATGAAAAGCCTTTTGATAACAGTGGCCATGAAGCTTTATCTTTTTCGTTTCCGAGGTAAACTGTTCGGAATGAATACGCCCCGCTTTCATTTCATTCAACAGAAATTCGTCAATCATCAGCGCGTTTTTGGCTATTTTTTGCGCGTCAACACGTAAATCATCATCGACTAAACTTAAATACTCATCGCGAAATGTAATTATCCCTGAGGGTTCGACGCCTAAAAGTGGCGTATCATCCGTAATTAGTCCCTTTAAGAAATGGATATTTTGATTCGCAATCTCCTTTGCTTTTTTCACAAAGCCTTTAGAAAGATAAGTCCGCCCGCTTTGCACATGTTTTGGAATGACTACTTCATACCCCAAGGCAGTCAGTAACTTATATGCGGTAATGCCTATCTCGGCATCATTATATTCGGTAAACTCATCCGAAAAAAGGTAAACCCGACGCTTACTATCACTTGCCATTGCTTGTTTCTTTACCCATTGGGTTAAAGTCGTTCCATTGACTGTAGGTAAGGAACGTTTTGGCGCAAATCCTACCGTTTTTTTGACTATCCCTGACAAGAAATCATTTTTGACCACAAAATTATAGATTGGTGCAACCCAAGATCCGAGTTTCTGAGACTGGGTGAAATTAGCGATTAATTTTGTTCGAAACCCTGCGCCATGCTCATCATAATAGTGCTGTAAAAATTCTGCTTTCATTTTGGCTACATCCACACTCGAAGGACATTCCGTTTTACAGCCTTTGCAGCTTAAGCAAAGGTCCATAACTTCCTTGATCTCCTCATGATCGAAACGATTTTTCTTTGTGGAATTCGTTAAAAACTGACGCAACATATTTGCCCGCGCCCGTGTCGTATCTTTTTCATCGCGCGTAGCCATGAATGAAGGGCACATTGTTCCACCAGTAATTTCAGTCTTTCGGCAATCTCCCGAACCAGAACACTTTTCTGCCAACCGAAGAATAGACTCATCTTTAGAAAAATCGAAATAGGTCTTTATTTCTGTTCGGTTGCTATCGTTGTCATAACGTAAATGAGCATCCATTGGCGGCGTATTGACAATTTTATTTGCATTAAAAACGCCCTGTGGATCAAAGATGTATTTTACATCTTCAAGCAATTTGTAAACTTTTTCACCAAGCACTTTGCCGATAAATTCGCCACGCAGACGACCATCACCGTGCTCACCACTCAGTGAACCGTTATATTTTAACACAAGATCGCTGGTTTTTTCGAGGATTGAACGAAATGTACGCTTCCCTGCTGCTGTTTTCAAATTCACGAACGGTTCAATATGCAGTTCCCCGGCTCCCGCATGCGCATAATAGGATGCATGCACCCCTTCTTCCACCAAAAGATTTTGAATATCACGCACATAATCAGGTAGATCTTCAGGCGACACCGCGCAATCTTCAATCAAATTTACAGGTTGACTGTCACCTGGCAAATTGCGAATTAGCCCCAGTCCTGCCTTGCGCACATCCCAAACTAAATTCGTCTGTTCAATACCGGTAATATATGGATAGGCATATCCTAAGCCACGAGCAATTAGATCTGCTTTCAATGCCATCGCTTTTGCCTCTGTTTCGGCAGCTGTATGCCCCCTAAACTCAACGATCAACAGCGCTTGTGGATCGCCTTCTATAAAAAAACGGTTATACTTATAAGTTGGATGCCCAACCGTAAAATCCATGATGTATTTATCTACCAATTCGGATGCTTCCGGCTTGTGCCCTAAGGCTACTACATTACCATACATACACTCCACCATATCCGCAAAATGAACACAAAGTAAGCCTAGTTCCTGCGGTGGTAAGGGCATCAGTTTGAGTTTCGCTTCTGTAACAATAGCCAGCGTTCCTTCGGACCCTGCCAACAAATTACACATATTGAAAGGTGTCGAGCGATCGGCAAGGATATCCAAAGCATAACCGGTATTTCTGCGCGTGATAGATCGTTTTGGATAGCCCGCTTCAATGGCGCTTAAATGCTCGGGGTCTGTCAATAATGCATTCATATTACGGTAGATATCCCCCTCACGACCAGCTAATAATAATTTCTTAAAATAGGCTGCTTCATCAACTGCTTCAAAGGTCACTTCAGAACAGTCGTCCAAAAGTACATTGGCCGAAATCAAATTGTGTCGTGTATCGCCCCAAACAATCGAATGCAGACCCGAAGAGTTATTGCCAATCATTCCACCTACCATCGCACGGCTTGCAGTCGAAGTTTCAGGGCCAAACATCAGTCCGAACGGTTTAAGATAATTATTCAAGTCGTCACGGATCACACCAGGTTGTACCCGAACCCACTGCTCGTCGACATTAAGTTCAAGTATATGGTTAAAATGACGAGAAATATCCATGATAATGCCATTGCCTACTACCTGACCAGCTAAAGAAGTGCCGGCGGTGCGTGGTATGATTGTGACACCGTTGTGCCGCGCAAAATCAATTAATTTTTTGATATCATCATGATCGACGGGTATGGCTACGGCCAAGGGTTTTTCTTGATAAACAGACGCATCTGTCGAATAGGCAAGCAACATCGTTTGGTCCTTCGTTTCATGGGTATAATAGAGCTCCCCTTTGAGTTGAGACGCTAATAAGGCTAATTGATTCTGATCTTTCACTTAATCTACATTTATGTATGAAACAAATTTAGTCAAATTTATGCATCGGAAAAAGAGAAGATTGCAAGAAACACCCAAATCAAAAACAAAAAACGCATAAAAACGCAAAATCAAACAAATTACCATAAAAGCCAATTTTATTTCGTTCCTTCAAACAATGCATGTATTTTTGTGGCGCTACATCATTTAAATTAACGATTCATATCCTTATATGCGTAATCTATTCCTTCGCTATACGCTGCATTCTGATTTTATTATATACACCATCCGGGTATTGATTGGCTTCCTTATAGGTTATCCCCTTTTCGTATCCTTCCCCCAATATTCGGTTTCCTGGACACTAATTTCCATTATATTGGTCATTTCACCGCAAGAGAATGAGTCGAAAAAAATAGCCATCGACCGGGCTAAATCCAACTTTATAGGATCAGCAATTGGTCTCAGTCTATATTTCGTTCCCATTTCGCAACTCTATGCCATGATTATCGGTATTGTTGCGTCATTGATTACATGCAAGCTACTCAATATTATGGCTGTGGCACGGACTTCTATGGTTGCGTTAATTATCGTCTACCTTCATGAACAGCAAAGTCGCTCCTACTTCGCCGCTTTGGATCGCTTTGGCTGTGTGTGCTTAGGTTGTCTGATTGGATTGGGCGTCATCCTGTCAACGAGTAATATTATTCTGAAATTAAGAAAAAGGTACAATTGTTGAGTTATACGCCTAACCTCTCTAAAGGCAATACACTTACCTTCAGTACCATAGCCCAACTGGTCAAGATTTCTTTCTGATAAATAAGAATAAAATTCACGCGAATTTCTATTTACTCAGAATTATATTCAGAATTTTATATGCAATTTTGAATTTTATACTTTTTTACCTATCTTTGCAGTCGAAATGACAAAAGTAGAATATAATTTAGACCAGGTCGACTATAAAATCTTGCGCTTAATGCAGGATAATGGACGGATCAACAATGCTGACATCGCAAGAGAATTAGGCATGGCACCATCGGCAATCCTCGAGCGCGTAAAGAAGCTTGAACAAAAAGATGTGATTTTAAAGTATAGTGCCAAGATCAATCCTGCCGCGGTCGATCAGAAACTTTTATCGTTTATTTTTATCAAAGCCAATGATATTATTGGCGAACAGGGTGTAGGGTTGGCACTTGCGGAAATCCCTGAAGTTCAAGAGGTACACGACATTGCAGGTGATGACGGTTATCTTATTAAAGTAAGAACTGCGGATTCTACAGGTTTAGTGGATCTCATGCGAAATACCTTAAGTAAAGTGGAAGGTATTATTTCAACGCGTACAACAATTGTACTTCAGACGGTCAAGGAAGATCAGCAGGTTGTTATACCCGAGTAATAGAAAGGAGGTTTAATCATGTTGCAAGGACAAAAAAAGGCTGCTAGCCCATTAATGGTTGTAGTTGCTTATTTCATTATTTATGTGGTATGGGGCTCGACCTTTTTCTTTATAGAAAAAGCATTGCATAGTTTCCCGCCATTTATTTTGGGTTCGTTTCGATTTGTTGCAGCCAGTGCAATTCTAATGACATATTGTGCTATAAAGGGATATAAATTATTTAACAAGCGTTCTATTCAAGAGGCCGCAATCGTAGGTTTTTTATTGCTCTTTGTGGATATGGCCGGGGTTATCTGGGCGGAGCAGTATGTATCTGGTGGTGTTGCTGCTATTATTGCTGCAGCCGCGGCAATCTGGTTTATTTTATTGGACAGACCCAAATGGAAAGAAAACTTTAGCAGCATTAGCACGGTTGCTGGTGTAGCATTAGGTTTCTGTGGTGTTGTGATGCTGTTTGCCGAACAGATCATGGCAACCAATGATAACACAGACGGTACCCTTAAGGTGATTGCCCTGTCTATCTTAGTATTGGGTTCTATCGCTTGGACTGTAGGTTCATTGATTTCCAAGTATTTTAAAAAATCCGAAAAAGAAGAAAAAGAGGACCTGCATGTTATGGTGAAAACTGCTTGGCAAATGGTTACCGCAGGCGTTCTCTTTAATATCACGGCGCTTTTTACCGGTGAATATGCATCATTTACACTGAGCAGTGTAGCACCTGTTGACTGGTTCAATTTGGGGTATCTAATCACATTTGGTTCCATCCTTGCTTTTAGCTCGTATATTTGGTTATTGCAGGTACGTCCAGCAATGGAAGTAAGTACATATGCGTATGTAAACCCAATTATTGCACTTATTTTAAGTCATTTTTTCACTTCGCATGTGGTGACCTCATTGCAAATTGTCGGATTAGCGGTTATTCTATTCTCTGTCCTATTAATGAACTGGAAAGCATATCGTACCAAGCTGTCCTCGCGCAACAAAAGGAAAAAGATCCTTCAGCAGGAGAATAGTTTAGAGCGTTTGATAGCAGCGGATCCCCAAACGGACAACAAACATGTTCCTGAGACGGAATTAGTTCATTAGGTTGTTATTTTTCTAATTATATGGACAAAGCTTAATGTGTAACAATATTAAGCTTTTGTTGTTTTTAAAAATTAGCTAACATTGGATAAGATTTGTTCATATATAATTGGCTAACTTTGCGTAGTATTTGGTTAAATTAAAAAGAATGAATATTTCGAAGCAAATTGCCTTTATTGGTAGCCTTGGTGTCGCTTCGCTTTTGATGGTTACAGGTTGTACAAAACAACTCCATCCAACGCAAAAAGATTTCCAACAATATCATATCAATAGCGATATGCAAGCTGATCCTGCAGTCGTGTCAATCTACGAACCCTTCAAACACAAAATGGAGGCGGAGATGAATCGTGTGATTGGACATGCGGACAAGGCATTGACAAAAGAGAAAACAGCGGAAACATTAATGGGCAATTTTTTTTGTGAAGCCTTGTTGTGGATGAGTGAACACAATGCTCATAACCCTGCGGATTTGGCGTTCGCAACAAAGGGTGGGATCCGAAATGATCTTAAAGCAGGCGATATTACTGTAGGACATATTTTTGAGGTTATGCCCTTTGAGAATACATTGACTATACTCGAGCTCAAAGGTAGTCAGATTCGTCAGCTTGCTGACTATATTGCTACAACACATGGACAACCTATAGCCGGAATGACGTTGACAATTACAGGCAACAAAGCTCAGGACATAAAGATCAAAGGTCAAGCTATTGAAGATAATAAGTTATATAAACTAGTGACCTATGATTATCTTGCCAATGGTGGTGATAACCTCACCTTACTGACACAACCTGTATCGCGGGCTAATTATCCGCAACGTATGCGTGAAGGTTTGATTGAATATGTGAG
The Sphingobacterium multivorum genome window above contains:
- a CDS encoding FAD-binding and (Fe-S)-binding domain-containing protein, producing MKDQNQLALLASQLKGELYYTHETKDQTMLLAYSTDASVYQEKPLAVAIPVDHDDIKKLIDFARHNGVTIIPRTAGTSLAGQVVGNGIIMDISRHFNHILELNVDEQWVRVQPGVIRDDLNNYLKPFGLMFGPETSTASRAMVGGMIGNNSSGLHSIVWGDTRHNLISANVLLDDCSEVTFEAVDEAAYFKKLLLAGREGDIYRNMNALLTDPEHLSAIEAGYPKRSITRRNTGYALDILADRSTPFNMCNLLAGSEGTLAIVTEAKLKLMPLPPQELGLLCVHFADMVECMYGNVVALGHKPEASELVDKYIMDFTVGHPTYKYNRFFIEGDPQALLIVEFRGHTAAETEAKAMALKADLIARGLGYAYPYITGIEQTNLVWDVRKAGLGLIRNLPGDSQPVNLIEDCAVSPEDLPDYVRDIQNLLVEEGVHASYYAHAGAGELHIEPFVNLKTAAGKRTFRSILEKTSDLVLKYNGSLSGEHGDGRLRGEFIGKVLGEKVYKLLEDVKYIFDPQGVFNANKIVNTPPMDAHLRYDNDSNRTEIKTYFDFSKDESILRLAEKCSGSGDCRKTEITGGTMCPSFMATRDEKDTTRARANMLRQFLTNSTKKNRFDHEEIKEVMDLCLSCKGCKTECPSSVDVAKMKAEFLQHYYDEHGAGFRTKLIANFTQSQKLGSWVAPIYNFVVKNDFLSGIVKKTVGFAPKRSLPTVNGTTLTQWVKKQAMASDSKRRVYLFSDEFTEYNDAEIGITAYKLLTALGYEVVIPKHVQSGRTYLSKGFVKKAKEIANQNIHFLKGLITDDTPLLGVEPSGIITFRDEYLSLVDDDLRVDAQKIAKNALMIDEFLLNEMKAGRIHSEQFTSETKKIKLHGHCYQKAFHLVTVTEQVLSFPTNFSVETIPSGCCGMAGSFGYEAEHYDISMKVAELVLLPTIRETESGTLIAAAGTSCRHQIKDGVGRKSYHPVEILYDALLK
- a CDS encoding FUSC family protein, translating into MRNLFLRYTLHSDFIIYTIRVLIGFLIGYPLFVSFPQYSVSWTLISIILVISPQENESKKIAIDRAKSNFIGSAIGLSLYFVPISQLYAMIIGIVASLITCKLLNIMAVARTSMVALIIVYLHEQQSRSYFAALDRFGCVCLGCLIGLGVILSTSNIILKLRKRYNC
- a CDS encoding Lrp/AsnC family transcriptional regulator → MTKVEYNLDQVDYKILRLMQDNGRINNADIARELGMAPSAILERVKKLEQKDVILKYSAKINPAAVDQKLLSFIFIKANDIIGEQGVGLALAEIPEVQEVHDIAGDDGYLIKVRTADSTGLVDLMRNTLSKVEGIISTRTTIVLQTVKEDQQVVIPE
- a CDS encoding EamA family transporter — encoded protein: MLQGQKKAASPLMVVVAYFIIYVVWGSTFFFIEKALHSFPPFILGSFRFVAASAILMTYCAIKGYKLFNKRSIQEAAIVGFLLLFVDMAGVIWAEQYVSGGVAAIIAAAAAIWFILLDRPKWKENFSSISTVAGVALGFCGVVMLFAEQIMATNDNTDGTLKVIALSILVLGSIAWTVGSLISKYFKKSEKEEKEDLHVMVKTAWQMVTAGVLFNITALFTGEYASFTLSSVAPVDWFNLGYLITFGSILAFSSYIWLLQVRPAMEVSTYAYVNPIIALILSHFFTSHVVTSLQIVGLAVILFSVLLMNWKAYRTKLSSRNKRKKILQQENSLERLIAADPQTDNKHVPETELVH
- a CDS encoding 5'-nucleotidase, whose protein sequence is MNISKQIAFIGSLGVASLLMVTGCTKQLHPTQKDFQQYHINSDMQADPAVVSIYEPFKHKMEAEMNRVIGHADKALTKEKTAETLMGNFFCEALLWMSEHNAHNPADLAFATKGGIRNDLKAGDITVGHIFEVMPFENTLTILELKGSQIRQLADYIATTHGQPIAGMTLTITGNKAQDIKIKGQAIEDNKLYKLVTYDYLANGGDNLTLLTQPVSRANYPQRMREGLIEYVSELTKEGKKVNAELDGRIKIN